One window of Camelina sativa cultivar DH55 chromosome 4, Cs, whole genome shotgun sequence genomic DNA carries:
- the LOC104781738 gene encoding LOB domain-containing protein 29-like encodes MSSSSSSSSSGSPCGACKFLRRKCAKGCVFAPYFCHEQGASHFAAIHKVFGASNASKLLSHLPISDRCEAAITISYEAQARLQDPIYGCVSHIFALQQQVVNLQAQLEILKQQTAQSMIFADSPTSENPNGYYGDTNKTPYHHDHQEPQNIYHHHDQTHLVYQTGSSGTVHHGDATENSYHNETSSVMGEFSIYSDLEQRLNTFNQDNIKELQSANFGYISFS; translated from the exons atgagtAGCTCCAGCTCTAGCTCTAGCTCTGGCTCTCCTTGCGGTGCTTGTAAGTTCCTTAGGAGGAAATGTGCAAAGGGATGTGTGTTTGCTCCATACTTTTGTCATGAACAAGGAGCTTCACACTTTGCAGCCATTCACAAGGTCTTTGGAGCTAGCAATGCTTCTAAGTTGCTCTCTCATCTTCCCATCAGTGATCGATGTGAAGCCGCTATTACAATCTCTTATGAAGCTCAAGCTAGGCTTCAAGATCCCATCTATGGCTGCGTTTCTCATATCTTTGCTCTCCAGCAACAA GTTGTGAATCTACAAGCACAACTTGAGATCCTCAAGCAACAGACAGCACAAAGCATGATTTTTGCTGATTCACCGACATCAGAAAACCCTAATGGTTACTATGGAGACACAAATAAGACTCCTTATCATCATGATCATCAAGAACCTCAAAacatttatcatcatcatgatcagaCCCATTTGGTTTACCAAACCGGAAGTTCTGGGACGGTTCACCACGGGGATGCCACAGAGAATAGTTACCACAACGAAACATCCTCAGTCATGGGAGAATTCTCCATCTACTCTGACTTGGAACAACGCTTGAACACTTTCAATCAAGATAATATCAAAGAGCTTCAGTCAGCAAATTTTGGCTATATCTCCTTCTCGTGA
- the LOC104781734 gene encoding bet1-like SNARE 1-1 → MNPRREPRGGRSSLFDGIEEGGIRAASSYSHEINEHDNERALEGLQDRVLLLKRLSGDINEEVDTHNRMLDRMGNDMDSSRGFLSGTMDRFKTVFETKSSRRMLTLVASFVGLFLVIYYLTR, encoded by the exons ATGAATCCTAGAAG ggaGCCGCGTGGTGGTAGAAGTTCTCTCTTTGATGGCATTGAAGAGGGAGGAATTAGAGCTGCTTCTTCTTACTCTCATGAAATCAATGAACATGACAATGAGCGTGCCTTGGAAGGTTTGCAAGACAGAGTCCTTCTCTTAAAACGA CTATCTGGTGATATAAATGAAGAGGTCGATACTCATAACCGCATGCTTGACAGAATG GGCAATGATATGGACTCATCTAGGGGATTTCTCTCAGGAACCATGGACCGGTTTAAAACG GTATTTGAGACGAAGTCAAGCCGAAGAATGCTGACGCTCGTGGCATCGTTCGTGGGTTTGTTTTTAGTCATATACTATCTTACTCGGTAA
- the LOC104781736 gene encoding deoxyhypusine hydroxylase-like translates to MESNGIVSSTTVNLEKFLCERLVDQSQSISERFRALFSLRNLKGPGPRNALILASRDSSNLLAHEAAFALGQMQDAEAIPALESVLNDMSLHPIVRHEAAEALGAIGLAGNVDILKKSLSSDPAQEVRETCELALKRIEELGNVDAENQSTTTEKSPFMSVDPAGPAASFSSVHQLRQILLDETKCMYERYAALFALRNHGGEEAVSAIVDSLSANSALLRHEVAYVLGQLQNKTALATLSKVLRDVNEHPMVRHEAAEALGSIADEQSIALLQEFSRDPEPIVAQSCEVALSILEFENSGKSFEFFFTQDPLVH, encoded by the exons ATGGAATCTAATGGAATAGTTTCATCGACGACGGTGAACTTGGAGAAGTTTCTCTGCGAGCGATTGGTTGACCAGTCACAGTCGATCTCGGAGCGGTTTagagctctcttctctcttcgcAACTTGAAAGGACCAGGACCTCGCAACGCCCTAATCCTCG CATCTAGGGACTCATCTAATCTGTTAGCACATGAAGCTGCTTTTGCATTGGGTCAGATGCAAGATGCTGAAGCAATTCCTGCTCTTGAGTCGGTTCTTAATGATATGTCTTTGCATCCGATAGTACGACATGAG GCAGCGGAAGCTCTTGGAGCCATTGGTTTAGCAGGTAATGTTGACATTTTAAAGAAAAGCTTGAGTTCGGATCCAGCTCAGGAGGTTCGAGAAACATGTGAATTAGCTCTCAAAAGGATTGAAGAGTTGGGCAATGTTGATGCCGAGAACCAGTCAACCACTACAGAGAAATCACCTTTCATGTCTGTTGACCCTGCAGGCCCAgctgcttctttctcttctgtCCACCAACTGAG GCAAATTCTTCTGGATGAAACGAAATGCATGTATGAGAGATATGCTGCACTTTTTGCCCTACGGAATCATGGTGGAGAGGAAGCGGTTTCTGCCATAGTTGATTCTTTGAGTGCTAACAGTGCCCTTCTACGTCACGAG GTTGCATATGTCTTGGGCcaattgcaaaataaaactgCTTTAGCTACTCTAAGCAAAGTACTGAGAGATGTGAACGAGCACCCAATGGTTAGACACGAGGCTGCAGAAGCGCTTGGTTCTATTGCAG ATGAGCAGAGCATTGCATTGCTACAAGAATTCTCAAGGGACCCTGAGCCTATCGTTGCACAAAGTTGTGAAGTTGCATTGAGTATCTTGGAATTTGAAAATTCCGGAAAATCATTTGAG TTCTTTTTCACGCAAGACCCCCTTGTTCACTAA
- the LOC104781737 gene encoding LOB domain-containing protein 16-like: MASNGTGTGSPCGACKFLRRKCVIDCIFAPYFSSEESPARFAAIHKVFGASNVSKILLHVPIQDRHEVVVTMAYQAEARLHDPVYGCVSHVFALQQQVAFLQAQLMQLKANLAHQTISTVAGDLSKISEMTWQQTTGYTIPYMPYSHENPNKPVSPLSSIESLEYSHTSSEVTTSVQDIQTGRFGFHQDGYPNKKRSLSYCNSDLGELQALARMMRN; encoded by the exons ATGGCATCTAACGGTACCGGAACAGGTTCTCCATGCGGCGCATGCAAGTTTCTGAGGAGAAAATGCGTGATTGATTGCATATTTGCACCGTACTTCTCATCGGAAGAAAGTCCTGCGAGATTTGCAGCCATTCACAAGGTGTTCGGAGCAAGTAACGTTTCTAAAATCTTGCTCCACGTTCCCATCCAAGACCGGCATGAGGTTGTCGTCACTATGGCCTACCAAGCTGAAGCTCGTCTCCATGATCCTGTCTATGGTTGTGTCTCTCATGTCTTCGCCCTCCAGCAACAG GTGGCATTCTTGCAAGCACAACTGATGCAACTAAAGGCGAACCTCGCCCACCAGACAATCTCCACGGTCGCCGGAGATCTGAGCAAAATATCAGAAATGACGTGGCAGCAAACAACTGGTTACACGATACCGTACATGCCATACAGTCACGAAAACCCTAATAAACCGGTGTCACCGCTGAGCTCAATTGAATCGTTGGAATACAGCCACACGAGTAGTGAAGTCACGACCAGCGTGCAAGATATTCAaacgggtcggtttgggtttcaCCAGGACGGTTATCCAAACAAGAAGAGATCGCTGAGTTACTGTAATAGCGATCTCGGAGAGCTTCAAGCGTTGGCTAGGATGATGAGAAActga